The following coding sequences lie in one Rutidosis leptorrhynchoides isolate AG116_Rl617_1_P2 chromosome 6, CSIRO_AGI_Rlap_v1, whole genome shotgun sequence genomic window:
- the LOC139854354 gene encoding uncharacterized protein, whose product MHWEWRNCHVALKGQYTRGDHKKPTLMLEAVASYDLWIWHAFFGMAGSNNDINVLNQSPIFDKLKNGTFPSAPFEVNGHEYSKGYYLADDNGFALSKWEERFTTEEMENGMERIRHRGRDRDIIAREIRDRDLHNQLTEDLVEHIWNLPPTFRNAN is encoded by the exons ATGCACTGGGAGTGGAGGAATTGTCATGTTGCTTTAAAAGGACAATACACTAGGGGTGATCACAAGAAACCGACCCTTATGCTTGAAGCTGTTGCTTCTTATGACTTGTGGATTTGGCATGCTTTTTTTGGGATGGCGGGTTCCAACAATGATATCAACGTTTTGAACCAATCACCTATATTTGATAAacttaagaacggaacatttccatCCGCACCATTTGAGGTAAATGGGCATGAATATAGCAAAGGATATTACCTTGCGGATG ATAACGGCTTTGCACTTTCTAAATGGGAAGAAAGATTCACTACCGAAGAAATGGAAAATGGTATGGAACGTATACGACACAGAGGACGGGATCGAGATATCATCGCAAGAGAAATAAGGGATCGAGATTTGCACAACCAACTCACCGAGGATTTAGTCGAGCATATTTGGAACCTTCCACCGACTTTTCGCAATgcgaattaa